One Cryptomeria japonica chromosome 9, Sugi_1.0, whole genome shotgun sequence genomic window carries:
- the LOC131048017 gene encoding phospholipase A1-Igamma2, chloroplastic-like encodes MAISRLVLGNWKEANDKTNGDAEDKPNQLKVCDMWRDIQGDNHWNGLLDPINPLLKAEVLRYGDFAQQCYDSFDNTPSSTYYGNCKRSKSSLGQRLDFLNCGRGYQVTKYIYANTSLLDSIFGEESSEGVAWIGYIAVCTDPNEIKRLGRRDIVVGWRGTQTPFEWMQNLRDILVPVMTSKATTCSNIQTISNPDARIEKGFLSCYTATDEDSVRCMLSARDTVVGEITRLVKEYKEKEEDLSITFTGHSLGAALATLSAYDIKQIMLNEYGVTSIPVTVFAFASPRVGNLSFAQHMEEIGVKVLRVVNHKDLVPKVPGIFFNENLGWLTRLLHWLPWAYVHVGVEISLDSSSSAFLKHMHNPANFHNLEVYLHALDGFQGNNKLPFKPSGRDPALVNKHSDLLIESLQIPSNWWEKRNKEVVKRIDGMLVYSPTTPTPVPLPQIPL; translated from the coding sequence ATGGCAATATCTCGATTAGTTTTGGGTAATTGGAAGGAGGCAAATGATAAAACTAATGGAGATGCAGAAGACAAACCAAACCAATTAAAGGTTTGTGATATGTGGCGAGATATCCAGGGTGACAACCATTGGAATGGCTTGCTCGACCCTATTAACCCACTTCTCAAAGCAGAGGTACTCAGATATGGTGATTTTGCACAGCAATGCTACGATTCATTTGACAATACGCCCTCTTCCACATACTATGGGAATTGCAAGCGCAGCAAAAGCTCGCTCGGCCAGAGACTGGATTTCCTAAATTGTGGGCGTGGATATCAAGTTACCAAATATATATACGCCAATACGAGTCTTTTGGACTCCATTTTTGGCGAGGAATCAAGTGAAGGCGTCGCCTGGATAGGTTATATTGCAGTTTGCACTGACCCAAATGAGATAAAGAGATTGGGAAGACGTGACATAGTTGTTGGATGGAGAGGCACGCAGACTCCATTTGAATGGATGCAAAATCTCAGAGACATATTGGTTCCTGTTATGACATCAAAGGCTACAACATGCTCCAACATCCAAACCATTTCAAATCCAGATGCCAGGATAGAGAAGGGTTTTCTCAGTTGTTATACGGCCACCGACGAGGACTCTGTTAGATGCATGCTTAGTGCAAGGGACACTGTTGTGGGTGAGATAACCAGATTAGTGAAGGAatacaaagagaaagaagaagatttgAGCATAACATTTACTGGACATAGCTTGGGAGCTGCACTGGCAACCCTCAGCGCATATGACATAAAACAAATCATGTTGAATGAATATGGTGTGACCTCAATTCCCGTCACAGTGTTTGCCTTCGCGTCTCCGAGGGTAGGAAACCTGTCATTTGCCCAACATATGGAAGAGATTGGCGTCAAAGTGCTGCGTGTGGTAAACCACAAGGACCTGGTTCCAAAAGTTCCAGGTATTTTTTTCAATGAAAATTTGGGATGGCTGACAAGGCTTCTGCACTGGCTTCCCTGGGCATATGTTCATGTCGGAGTAGAGATTAGTTTAGATAGCAGCAGCTCGGCTTTCCTGAAGCACATGCATAATCCTGCAAATTTCCACAACTTGGAGGTTTATTTGCATGCACTTGATGGCTTTCAAGGAAATAACAAGCTACCCTTTAAGCCCTCGGGAAGAGATCCAGCTTTAGTTAACAAACACTCTGACTTACTTATTGAAAGCCTCCAAATCCCTTCTAACTGGTGGGAAAAGAGAAATAAGGAAGTGGTGAAACGCATAGATGGCATGTTGGTCTACTCCCCTACAACTCCAACCCCTGTTCCTCTTCCACAGATTCCCCTCTAA